TTGGCAAACCCAAAGTTCGACCAAACCATTTTGCTGAAACCAAGTCTGTTGTTTTAAGATCCTCAAAATCTGATTCTGATATATTAAAAATATCTAACCCACTTATTGGTGGTTGTACATATTCCAATCCTACACTAAGCTTTCTATGTCTAACTTCTATTGAATGCTGTAGTGCTAGAATCTTCATATCATTATTACAAAGTAGTATATTTCCATCTCCAAAAAATTCTCCCACTAGAACAAATTCTTTTCCAAATCCTTCAAATGTAAAGTATGCAATTCTTTCTGCACCAATTTGTTCTATTTTTTTTAATTTTAATCTGAGAAGATCACTTCGTAATCTTTTGAGTAATCTGTTCGGTTCTATCTGATCAATTTTTACTTTAGTTAGCCAAACCCCTGATGTTGAAATCATCATGAATAGATCACTTTTCTCAGTATGGTGAAGCTTGAAGAGAATACTGTCTTTTGTAACACCGTAAATGTTACTGATATAGTAGTCTTGAACTTGCTCTGAAATTTGATTTACCAAGTATCGTAGTTCTATTCCTGATAACGTCATGAATATGATATTTTATATCTAAAATTATACCCTTGCTATGACGTGCTCAATCTTTGACCAAAGATATTAAACATGGTTTGCCTGAGTCACGCTAGAAATTTACTTTGGCAAAATTCAAAAAGAAAAAATATGAGCCTACTACTGGACCTGATGATTCAAAAAAAGAATCAGGAAAAGAGAATTCAGTTGATATTCCTGAAACAGAAAAATCTGAGCCTATTCCTAATACTCCATCAACTGATCCACCAGTTAGTGTCGCTGAGAAAAGTGAAAAAGATAGAAAATTAAACAAATTATTTTGGATGCGTGTGGTCTTGGCAGTAATAGCAGGTACTGCTGCAACTTTTATCTTTGAAGATATTGAAGGTGAAGATCGAAGATGGGCATCAATTGCATTTATGATTATAGTGTTTTTTGGAACAATTATAGTTGCAAAAGGAATGAAAATGCAACTACCATCTTCAGATAGAAAGAAAATAGTTACACAAGCTATTGGAAGCTATGTCTTTTTGTACTTGTTTACTTGGATTGTAACTTATACACTAGTTCATGCAGGAAGTATTTCTAGTGGAATTAATATCTAAAAACAAATGACGATTGCATATGTGGAATTACAAATCACCTGGAATTCCTGATGAATATTTTGAGAGAACAGAAAATGTTCCAATCACAAAAGAAGAAGTAAGAACCATTCAAATTAGCAAAGCTCGATTAAAACCAGGTCAAACTGTTTATGATATAGGTTGTGGAAGTGGCTCTATTTCTATTGAAGCTGGATTTCAAATTGAATCGTCAGGTAAAGTATTGGCAATTGATCATGATGAGAATGCAATAGAATTAACAAAAAAGAATATCCAAAAGTTTGGTCTTTCAAATATTTCAGTAATCTTTGGAGATGCAAAAGAAAAGATACAAGACCTTGAAGAAGCTGATGTTATATTTATTGGAGGAACAGGCGGTGATACAAAAGACATAGTTGAACTCTCTGAGAATAAACTAAAGTCAGGTGGTAGAATTGTAATTGGCATAATACTAATTGAGACACTTTATTCAGTTTTGCAAATTTTAGATAAATTACAGTTTGAATCTATGGATATTACTCAAGTAACTATATCGAAGAGTAGAAAGACTAGTACTGGAACCATGATGCTTGCAAGAAATCCTGTAACTATAATTTCTGCCACCAGAGTCTAATCTAGATATTTAATTGGGAACAAAGTCAGATTTTTTATGCCTAGATTAATTGGAATTGGAGTGGGTCCAGGAGATCCAGAATTACTTACAGTAAAGGCAGTAAATGCCATAAATGACGCTGATATTATCATGTGTCCAGCTTCCAAAGAAGACAGACCCAGCATTGCATTGTCAGTAGTTTCCCCTTTAATTGATAAATCAAAAAATCAAAAAATTGTAAAGCTAATATTTCCAATGACTAAAGACAAAGATGTTCTGGAGGAGACATGGAAAAAAAATGCAAAGATAATGGCAGAAACTGTCTTATCTGGAAAAAATGTAGTATATCTAACAGTTGGTGATCCTTATCTATACAGCACTTGGATATACATGCACAAGGATCTTAAAGAAAATTATCCAGATATGGAAATCAGTGTCATTCCTGGAATTGTTTCAATGTTCACATTTGCCTCAAAGGTTGGTGTAAGCATTGCAGAAGGTGCAGAGAAAGTTGCAATTATTCCATCATGCTATGATCTATCTAGTGTAAAAGAAATAGCAAAAAATTCTGAGACGATGGTATTTCTAAAAGATGGAAGATATTTTGATCAAGTGATACAAGTTCTAAAAGAGTCTGGATTTCCAGATAACTCAATATTTGCAATTGGACAAGATCTTGGAACGGATCATGAAATTATTCGAAAACTCACTTTGGGTGAAGTAAACGATGATACATTAACTACAAAATATTTCTCAATATTGGTGGTAAAACGTGTCTGATGTATTCTTTGTAGGATGCGGTCCTGGGGATCCTGAACTAATTACAGTTAAAGCCAAAAAATTAATTCAAAAAGCAGATGTTGTAGTTTATTCAGGATCTTTGATTCCGGAACCAGTTTTGAAATTTTGTAAAAAAGGAAAACTCTATGATGCAGCAAAATTAGTAAGAGAAGAAATTTTTGATCTGTTGTACGAAAATGCAAAATCTGGAAAACTTATAGTGAGACTTCATGATGGTGATCCATCAATTTATGGTGCAATTAAAGAACAAATTGATAATCTTGAGAAAAAAGGAATCAAATCAGTTGTCGTGCCTGGAGTAACTGCATTTTTAGCCTCAGCTGCTGCACTTGGAACTCAACTAACTCTTCCCGGTGTTACTCAGACAATTATAGTAACAAGAGCAGAATCTAGAACCAAAGTGCCAAAACGTGAAAAAGTATCTGAACTTGCAAAACATAAAGCTACATTGATCTTTTATCTTAGTGTACACTTACTTTCTAAACTAGTAAAAGAGGCAATAGCAGGTGGATACAAAAAAACAACACCAGTTGCAGTTGTATATCATGCTAGCTGGAAAGATCAAAAAATAATTAAAGGGACACTTGAAGACATTGCAAAAAAAATTAAAGAAGAAGAAATTACAAGAACAGCAATTGTAGTTATTAGTGATGTAATTGATCCAAAAACATATGAATATTCTAAACTATATGACAAAAAATTTAGTCATGGTTACAGAAAAGCTAAAGTCAAATAGATAAGAAATTTACTTTATTTTTAATACCAATATTTTTCAATTTATTTTGAAATTCTGTGATATTACCCGATGTAAATATTTTCAATGTATTTCTTTTTGATTGCTTATTTTTAATTTTTAAGAAAATCTTTTTTGCAATCATGTTTCCTGGATCTAGAAATTTAACATGTGGATATTCTTTTTCAAATAGTGGTTTCAAAAATGGCAAATGAGTACTAGATAGTGTTATTACATCAATGTCATTTTGGGATATTTTTTGATCTAGAATTTTTTTGATAATTTTTTTACAATATTGCTTATTTGTAATAAATTTTCCACATTCAACTAATTCTACAAGATCAGAAGCGTTTATCTTAAGAATTTTCAAAGATTTTGGAAAATTATTTTTTTTAATGTATTGATTCAAACCTTCGCTGTTAATTGCACTCTCTGTTGCTACTATTGCAATTTGTTTTGTTTTTGATATCTTTTTAGCATAATTTAATGGTGGCTTTACATCAATTATTTTCTGTGTTGCCAAATTAAGCATTAGACTTGGTGTATTAGATGCAACAACTATGAAATCTGGTGAAAATTGTTCCTGCAATAGGCTGATGTTTTTTTCCATAATTTTACTTAATTGGGCATGTGATTTTGTTCCATAAGGATAATTTTGGCTATCTGCAAAATAGATAATTTCAGCCTTGAATATTTTTTGCATTGCATGAATTATAGATAATGAGCCCAGACCAGAATCAAAAACTGTAATTCTTACCACAATTAATCTTAAAAGATCTTGGATAATAATTTGTTAACTTTATTTACTCTAAAGTTGATCTAAATCCACACCGTCAATTAAGACTAAATTTCTAAACTTGCAATCATGCCAAACTTCGATAAGACTTGGGCTCGACAAGAGACTCAAAGCGTAACTGGCAAACTCCGTGAAGCAGTAAAGCCTCAAGGTGCATTAAAACCACGAATTCAAACTGCAGTAAACAAACTACAAGTCCAAATATCAAAAATGGACTCTATGTTAGGTAAACTGCACGAAAGAGATGCGCAACTCTTTCAAAGAGTCGTGACTGCAATGCAACAACATGATACTAGCACAAGTAGAGTTTTGTCTAACGAATTAGCTGAAATTCGTAAGGTTACAAAGATGCTCGGCAATGCAAGAATGTCATTAGAACAAGTACAACTAAGACTGACAACTATTCATGATCTTGGTGATGCTATGGTAGCAATTGGACCAGCAATGTCTACAATGAAGGGATTGAAGTCATCGCTTGGAAGATTTATGCCAGAAGCAGATTCAGAATTGAATAGTATGACTCAGACACTTAATGGACTGATGATGGACTCCCTGGCAGGAGATTCATTTAGTATGGAATCTGATGTTTCAAGTGAAGAAACAGAAAAGATTCTCCAAGAAGCATCTGCAGTAGCTGAGCAACAGATAGGAGACAAGTTCCCATCTGTACCATCTTCAACTGGACTTTCGTCACAATCCTCTACTTCCACCTTTGAGTAGATTGATTAGGACGAACGGTTCATTCTTTTTGTTTTAATTATATTAACATTCAATTCATTAACACGGACACCATGATGATGACGGAGAAGATGATTAGGACGGAAAGAGTATGATAAACATAATGACAAATATCATGACGATGATTGATATTAATTCAAAATAAATTTTAACAAATAAATTAATTTTTTAATTTATGGAAATGCAATTGATTCAGATATTATTGAATCAAGTTCCAATATCTTAACCCTGCTTTGTTCCATAGAATCTCTTTTTCTAATGGTTACACTTTCATCTTCTAGTGTTTGGTGATCAACAGTAACTGCAAATGGTGCCCCAATTTCATCTAGTCTTCTATAACGCCTACCAATAGCCCCTGAATGATCCAGAAATGCATCACATTTACGCTTTATTTGAAGGTAAATCTCATCAGTTTTCTCTTTTAACCCGTCCTTTTTGACTAGAGACAAAATCCCGACATGAACCGGAGCTAAATATGGCTTGAGAGATAATACAACTCTCTCATGTTCTTTGTCATCTTTGAGACTGTGCTCCAAAATAGTGTAAAGACTTCTATCTATTCCCATAGAAATCTCAAATACATGAGGTAAAACTTTTTCATCATTATCCATTACCTCAAATTTCTCTTTACTTTTTACAGCATGACTAGACAAATCATAATCTGATCTATAATTACATGCAACAAGTTCTAACCATCCAATAGTAGTTTCTACTTCAAAATCAAATGCAACTTCAGCATAAAATGCCTTTTCTTTATCGCCAAGTTTTCTGAATCTACTCTTTGTAATATCAATTCCAGTTTTCTCATAAAATTCAGTCAATATCCCCAAGTAATATGCAACAAACTTATTTGGAATTACTCCTGACTCTACTGCTTCTTTACATGTCATGGATACAGGATCTGCATCTGTTTGAACTCTAATTACTGTATTTTCAATTTCTGAAAAGTTTTCCACTTCCTCTAACTTTGATGGATTACAAAAAACTTCAATTTCTGCCTGATAAAATTCCCTTAGACGAAGCAAACTCTGTCTGGGTGCTATCTCATTTCTGAAACTCTTCCCAACCTGCGCAATTCCAAAGGGAAGTTTTCCTCGCATAGTCTTGAAAAGTCTAGGAAAATCTACAAAGATTGATTGACAAGTTTCTGGCCTAAGATATGCTTCATCATCTTGAGGACCAATTCCAACTCGAAACATCATGTTGAATTTTCTAGTCTTATCAAAGTCCCCTTTGCATTTTGGACACTTTATGTTATTTTGTAAAATTGCATTATCAAATTCATCCAAATCTGCACTTTCAGGAATTTCTATTTGTGCAATCTCTGCAATTGTTCTATCTGCTCTAAATGTAGAATCACACTTTGTACATTTGATTATTGGATCAGCAAAATTTCCAAGATGACCTGACGCTTCAAAAACTGATTTTGACATAATTTGAGAACCATCAATCTCAAGCATTCCATCTCGTCTGATTAATTCTCTTCTCCATAATTCTAGAAATTTATTTTTTAATCCAACACCAGATGGTCCATACTCCCAAAATCCAGCCTGTGCGTCTGCATAAACTTCACAACTAGGAAAATAAAACCCACGCTCAAGTGCCAATTTCATTACTTCTTCATAGTTCATGATACAATCCATTCATACATGAAATAAATTTCTACGCAAACTCCTTTGCCTTTCTAATATTTTCAAAGTCATCTCTTTCATCATCAATTGGTGTCTCTAAAATTATTGGAATTTTTTTCTTGTTTGCAAATTTTATAATGGCAGAAATTCCTTTCTCTCCAATTCCTCCTAATCCTAAATGATAATGTCTATCCAAATTACAACCAAGTTCACCTTTAGCATCATTTAAATGCAAAATTTTCAAATTCTCAATTCCAACATGTTTATCAAATTCAGAAAATGTTTCCTTTACATTTTCGTCTGTTCGTAAATCATATCCTGCAACAAATGCATGACAAGAATCAATACAAACACCAAATTTCTTTGCAGGCTTTAGTTGTTTGAAGATTTCACCGAGCTGCTTAAAATCAGAACCCACAGAATTTTTCTGACCTGCAGTATTCTCTAGTAAAATTACTACATCATTTTTTGTTTTTCCAGCTTTTGTCAATCCTTCAACTAATCGTTTAATTCCAGCTTCTTTTCCAGTACCTAAATGACTACCAAGGTGTGTTACAAGATAAGGAATACCTAACTGTGCACATCTCTCAACTTCATTAATTAAACTGTTAACTGACTTTTCAAATCCATCATCTTTTGGTGATGCAAGATTTGGTAGATATGGCATATGTGCACATGTTGCAAATCTATCAATTTTACTTGCCTTTAATTTTATTTTAAAATTTGCAATATCTTCCTTTGATAGTTCCTTTGCATGCCATCCTCTTGGATTTCTAGTAAATATCTGAAAAGCAGTACATTCTCTCTCAACTGCATTATCAACTGCTTTGTCAATCGATCCTGATATTGAGACATGACAACCGATCTGCATATTTGATAATTTTCTTAAAACATAATTTAAACCAGCATCAAATCCTAAAAACCAGATTTTTATGTAAATTAAGTGAATCATTATCATGATTGCATTAGGCCAAGATGAAATGGCAAAGTATCCATTTTTGGCAGATGCTGGACAATATCTCAAAGATAAAGGATTTTCACTAGAGCAGTTTGGAACTGATCCTGATCTAAAGCAACTAATCGATAAAGCATATGATAGAATTCTCGTGGCAGCAGATGGAAAAATCTACAAGTCTGATCTAATTGGAGATCATGTCTCAAAAGAGGCAGCACTCCCAAGAGAGGTTTTCTCATTTCTATTAGCAATTGTACTGCTAAAACTATGTGGGATGCATACTCTAATCAAAAGATTTGCACTAGCAGAAGCTCGACGTGCAGAAAAATATCTTGAACGAGATCTATCAAATATTTCAGACGAGTCAAAAAAAGAATTGGCAATTAGAGTAATTGATGATCTCTTTTCAGTTCAGGTTGAAAAACAAGATGATTATTTTGTAATTCCAGTATCAGATTATCTAAAACATTCAATAAATTTTCATGAAAGAGAATGGAAATTAATCAATAGGCATGTGGAAAATGGACTAGTATTTTTAACTCCACATGAAACAGTTAGATTGATAAGAAAAGAATTAGGAACATACATCAATTCCAAAATTATCAATGCAAAAACTCCTGCAATGATTCCAGGTTTTGAGGATTCAGTTAACAAACTTGCATTACTATCTAAAAAATTTGCAACTTTTACTGTAACGACTGGAGAATATCCACCATGCATTAAGCATGCAATTAATGTACTTGAGAAAGGTGAAAACCTACCGCATTCAGGACGATTCATGCTAGCCACTTTTCTTCTTTCAAAAGGTCAAACAGTTGACCAAATTGCACCGCTATTCAAAAATGCTCCTGACTATAATCAGCGTGTGACACTGTATCAACTAAATCATCTAGCAGGAACTTCTGGAAGTGGAACTCAATACTCTTGTCCTTCATGTGAGAAACTAAAAACACAAAGTCTCTGTTTTGCAACATCTGACTGCGATAATATCATTAACCCATTACAATTTGGAAAGAAGAGAAAATAATGCAAGAAGCTGATATAAAATTTCTAGAAGATTCGTTTAAAAAATACTATTTTGAGCATTTTGATCTCATTCATGTACCTGAAAGAACATCCGAGAGAGAATTTGGTTACCAAAAATTCAATTCAGGAATGACTCGTCATATCCAAATCAAAGATGACAAAGAACTACATCTGTTATTTATGCAAAATGTTCCCTCTGATGTTTATTGTTCAAATGCATACTATTCATTTCCAAATTTACCAATGAATGAAAAAGATTGGAAGGAGGCAGATCTAATCTTTGATATTGATGCAAAAGATCTCAATTTATCGTGTAGGGATAATCATACAGTATCAATATGCAATGAATGCAATGAGATCTCAAAGAATTCAAAACAATGTAGAAAATGCAATTCTACAAAATTAGAAAAAAAATCATTACCATGCAAAAATTGTATTGATACATCAAAAGTTGAGGTATCTAAATTATCTGAAATTCTAGTTGATGATTTTGCAATAAATAAAGAAAATATTCAAGTTTATTTTTCAGGAAACGAAGGATTTCATGTTTATGTGTATACATCTCAATTCCAAAAAATTGGTTCTAGAGAAAGATCAGAACTATCTGATTACATTATGCTACG
This genomic window from Nitrosopumilus ureiphilus contains:
- the cobI gene encoding precorrin-2 C(20)-methyltransferase; amino-acid sequence: MPRLIGIGVGPGDPELLTVKAVNAINDADIIMCPASKEDRPSIALSVVSPLIDKSKNQKIVKLIFPMTKDKDVLEETWKKNAKIMAETVLSGKNVVYLTVGDPYLYSTWIYMHKDLKENYPDMEISVIPGIVSMFTFASKVGVSIAEGAEKVAIIPSCYDLSSVKEIAKNSETMVFLKDGRYFDQVIQVLKESGFPDNSIFAIGQDLGTDHEIIRKLTLGEVNDDTLTTKYFSILVVKRV
- the cobM gene encoding precorrin-4 C(11)-methyltransferase, producing the protein MSDVFFVGCGPGDPELITVKAKKLIQKADVVVYSGSLIPEPVLKFCKKGKLYDAAKLVREEIFDLLYENAKSGKLIVRLHDGDPSIYGAIKEQIDNLEKKGIKSVVVPGVTAFLASAAALGTQLTLPGVTQTIIVTRAESRTKVPKREKVSELAKHKATLIFYLSVHLLSKLVKEAIAGGYKKTTPVAVVYHASWKDQKIIKGTLEDIAKKIKEEEITRTAIVVISDVIDPKTYEYSKLYDKKFSHGYRKAKVK
- the glyS gene encoding glycine--tRNA ligase, producing MNYEEVMKLALERGFYFPSCEVYADAQAGFWEYGPSGVGLKNKFLELWRRELIRRDGMLEIDGSQIMSKSVFEASGHLGNFADPIIKCTKCDSTFRADRTIAEIAQIEIPESADLDEFDNAILQNNIKCPKCKGDFDKTRKFNMMFRVGIGPQDDEAYLRPETCQSIFVDFPRLFKTMRGKLPFGIAQVGKSFRNEIAPRQSLLRLREFYQAEIEVFCNPSKLEEVENFSEIENTVIRVQTDADPVSMTCKEAVESGVIPNKFVAYYLGILTEFYEKTGIDITKSRFRKLGDKEKAFYAEVAFDFEVETTIGWLELVACNYRSDYDLSSHAVKSKEKFEVMDNDEKVLPHVFEISMGIDRSLYTILEHSLKDDKEHERVVLSLKPYLAPVHVGILSLVKKDGLKEKTDEIYLQIKRKCDAFLDHSGAIGRRYRRLDEIGAPFAVTVDHQTLEDESVTIRKRDSMEQSRVKILELDSIISESIAFP
- a CDS encoding deoxyribonuclease IV encodes the protein MQIGCHVSISGSIDKAVDNAVERECTAFQIFTRNPRGWHAKELSKEDIANFKIKLKASKIDRFATCAHMPYLPNLASPKDDGFEKSVNSLINEVERCAQLGIPYLVTHLGSHLGTGKEAGIKRLVEGLTKAGKTKNDVVILLENTAGQKNSVGSDFKQLGEIFKQLKPAKKFGVCIDSCHAFVAGYDLRTDENVKETFSEFDKHVGIENLKILHLNDAKGELGCNLDRHYHLGLGGIGEKGISAIIKFANKKKIPIILETPIDDERDDFENIRKAKEFA
- the cbiT gene encoding precorrin-6Y C5,15-methyltransferase (decarboxylating) subunit CbiT encodes the protein MWNYKSPGIPDEYFERTENVPITKEEVRTIQISKARLKPGQTVYDIGCGSGSISIEAGFQIESSGKVLAIDHDENAIELTKKNIQKFGLSNISVIFGDAKEKIQDLEEADVIFIGGTGGDTKDIVELSENKLKSGGRIVIGIILIETLYSVLQILDKLQFESMDITQVTISKSRKTSTGTMMLARNPVTIISATRV
- a CDS encoding DNA primase small subunit domain-containing protein codes for the protein MQEADIKFLEDSFKKYYFEHFDLIHVPERTSEREFGYQKFNSGMTRHIQIKDDKELHLLFMQNVPSDVYCSNAYYSFPNLPMNEKDWKEADLIFDIDAKDLNLSCRDNHTVSICNECNEISKNSKQCRKCNSTKLEKKSLPCKNCIDTSKVEVSKLSEILVDDFAINKENIQVYFSGNEGFHVYVYTSQFQKIGSRERSELSDYIMLRGAIPETFGMKKFKPDRSSFPDFDDKGWKGRFSKHVFGTKSKRSKIISEILENGYSSFQKTLDNVSENIGVKIDPNVTMDIHRIFRLPGSINSKSGLTKILCKDISKFDPYIDASFLSDETVEVLANFPIEFKLKNKKFGPYNNEKITIPIFAAVYMICKKLARIA
- a CDS encoding DNA primase; protein product: MIALGQDEMAKYPFLADAGQYLKDKGFSLEQFGTDPDLKQLIDKAYDRILVAADGKIYKSDLIGDHVSKEAALPREVFSFLLAIVLLKLCGMHTLIKRFALAEARRAEKYLERDLSNISDESKKELAIRVIDDLFSVQVEKQDDYFVIPVSDYLKHSINFHEREWKLINRHVENGLVFLTPHETVRLIRKELGTYINSKIINAKTPAMIPGFEDSVNKLALLSKKFATFTVTTGEYPPCIKHAINVLEKGENLPHSGRFMLATFLLSKGQTVDQIAPLFKNAPDYNQRVTLYQLNHLAGTSGSGTQYSCPSCEKLKTQSLCFATSDCDNIINPLQFGKKRK
- a CDS encoding Snf7 family protein, with translation MPNFDKTWARQETQSVTGKLREAVKPQGALKPRIQTAVNKLQVQISKMDSMLGKLHERDAQLFQRVVTAMQQHDTSTSRVLSNELAEIRKVTKMLGNARMSLEQVQLRLTTIHDLGDAMVAIGPAMSTMKGLKSSLGRFMPEADSELNSMTQTLNGLMMDSLAGDSFSMESDVSSEETEKILQEASAVAEQQIGDKFPSVPSSTGLSSQSSTSTFE
- a CDS encoding glutamate racemase translates to MVRITVFDSGLGSLSIIHAMQKIFKAEIIYFADSQNYPYGTKSHAQLSKIMEKNISLLQEQFSPDFIVVASNTPSLMLNLATQKIIDVKPPLNYAKKISKTKQIAIVATESAINSEGLNQYIKKNNFPKSLKILKINASDLVELVECGKFITNKQYCKKIIKKILDQKISQNDIDVITLSSTHLPFLKPLFEKEYPHVKFLDPGNMIAKKIFLKIKNKQSKRNTLKIFTSGNITEFQNKLKNIGIKNKVNFLSI